In the Helianthus annuus cultivar XRQ/B chromosome 11, HanXRQr2.0-SUNRISE, whole genome shotgun sequence genome, one interval contains:
- the LOC110890114 gene encoding transcription factor JUNGBRUNNEN 1, which produces MDIDQLSCKNSNYNTKLADDHQEEEEDDVPLPGFRFHPLDEELVGFYLLRKVEKKPISIELIKEIDIYKYDPWDLPKGGNSGEKEWYFFCRRGRKYRNSIRPNRVTGSGFWKATGIDRPIYSDDGSVCIGLKKSLVYYRGSAGKGTKTEWMMHEFRLPPHSDNHNNNNKHMDDKSIALEAEVWTLCRILKRSPCYKKTLPEWRDVSTKKSPPVVETSSGESDYDRQSYISFQTPVIMDNKPFAHTQNNNHSHNQQYQHRHVTNTNQLLVEQVTSPVTSEPPLMDASCSSFSGLDVNEFIKNGDWDDLRSAVDQFCVADPFYLM; this is translated from the exons ATGGATATTGATCAGTTGAGTTGTAAGAACTCTAACTATAATACTAAATTAGCTGATGATcatcaagaagaagaagaagacgacgTACCCCTTCCGGGCTTTCGATTTCATCCGCTGGATGAAGAACTTGTTGGATTCTATCTCCTAAGGAAGGTTGAGAAGAAACCCATCAGTATCGAACTCATCAAGGAGATCGACATCTACAAATACGATCCGTGGGATCTTCCAA AAGGAGGTAACTCTGGAGAGAAAGAATGGTACTTCTTTTGCAGAAGAGGAAGAAAGTATAGAAACAGCATACGACCTAACAGAGTGACCGGATCCGGTTTCTGGAAAGCAACAGGCATCGATCGCCCCATCTACTCCGACGATGGATCCGTCTGCATAGGCCTCAAAAAATCTCTCGTTTACTACCGCGGCAGCGCTGGAAAAGGCACCAAAACCGAATGGATGATGCACGAGTTTCGCCTTCCTCCTCATTCCGataaccacaacaacaacaacaaacacaTGGACGATAAATCTATCGCACTAGAAGCT GAGGTTTGGACCTTATGTAGAATCCTGAAGCGATCTCCATGTTACAAGAAAACGTTACCCGAATGGAGAGACGTGTCGACGAAGAAATCACCGCCGGTCGTTGAAACAAGCAGCGGAGAGTCCGATTATGATCGGCAAAGTTACATTAGCTTTCAGACTCCTGTGATCATGGATAATAAGCCCTTTGCTCATactcaaaataataatcataGTCATAATCAGCAGTACCAGCACCGGCATGTGACAAACACAAACCAGTTGCTTGTAGAGCAAGTAACGTCGCCTGTGACGTCTGAACCGCCATTGATGGATGCATCATGCTCTAGCTTTTCGGGTCTGGATGTTAACGAGTTTATTAAGAATGGAGATTGGGATGATTTGAGATCCGCGGTTGATCAGTTTTGTGTGGCAGATCCGTTTTACCTCATGTAA